One part of the Parabacteroides distasonis ATCC 8503 genome encodes these proteins:
- a CDS encoding acyl-CoA dehydrogenase family protein: MANFYTDNPSLKHHLHHPLMKRIVELKERGYADKDTYDYAPIDFEDAMDSYEKVLEIVGEICGEIIAPNAEGVDHEGPTVANGRVTYASGTQQNLDAVRKAGLMGIAMPRRYNGLNFPIVPYIMAADLVSRADAGFENLWGLQDCAETLYEFGNEDQRQRYIPRVCDGETMSMDLTEPDAGSDLQSVMLKASYNEADGCWYLNGVKRFITNGDADIHLVLARSEEGTKDGRGLSMFIYDKRNGGVNVRRIENKMGIKGSPTCELVFKNAKAELCGDRKLGLIKYVMALMNGARLGIMAQAVGLSEAAYREAYAYALDRKQFGKSIIEFPAIAEIIALMRAKADASRSMLYETARFVDVYKALDDISKERKLTPEERQEFKKYSKLADAFTPMGKGMTTEYANQNAYDAIQVHGGSGFMKDYACERIYRDARITNIYEGTTQLQVVAAIRHVTTGTYLNQIREYQAIEYKPELEALKNKLAAMTEKYEKVVAKVTETKDNEYIDFQARRMVEAAAHCVFGYLLLQDANKDDSFRRSAEVYVNYGQAEIDKIESFINNFNREDLAYYKQQ, encoded by the coding sequence ATGGCTAATTTCTATACAGATAATCCCAGCTTGAAGCATCATCTTCACCATCCGTTGATGAAGCGTATCGTAGAGCTGAAAGAGCGCGGCTATGCCGACAAGGATACATACGATTATGCTCCGATCGATTTCGAGGACGCAATGGATAGCTACGAGAAAGTATTGGAGATCGTTGGTGAGATTTGCGGGGAAATTATCGCCCCGAACGCTGAGGGCGTAGACCATGAGGGCCCCACGGTAGCGAACGGACGTGTCACGTACGCTTCCGGGACACAGCAAAACCTCGATGCCGTTCGCAAGGCCGGCTTGATGGGTATCGCTATGCCTCGCCGCTACAATGGGTTGAATTTCCCGATCGTCCCTTACATCATGGCCGCCGACTTGGTTTCCCGTGCCGACGCCGGTTTCGAGAACCTTTGGGGTCTACAAGATTGTGCCGAGACCTTATACGAGTTCGGCAACGAGGATCAACGCCAACGTTACATCCCTCGTGTTTGCGACGGAGAGACCATGTCTATGGACTTGACGGAGCCGGACGCAGGTTCCGACCTTCAATCCGTTATGTTGAAAGCTTCTTACAACGAGGCTGACGGTTGCTGGTATCTGAACGGCGTAAAGCGTTTCATCACGAATGGCGACGCTGACATCCATTTGGTATTGGCCCGTTCCGAGGAAGGTACGAAGGATGGACGTGGCCTTTCCATGTTCATCTACGACAAGCGCAATGGTGGCGTGAATGTCCGTCGTATCGAGAACAAAATGGGTATCAAAGGCTCTCCTACTTGCGAGTTGGTATTCAAGAACGCGAAAGCCGAGCTTTGCGGTGATCGTAAGCTAGGTTTGATCAAATATGTAATGGCTTTGATGAACGGTGCCCGTCTGGGTATCATGGCTCAAGCCGTAGGACTTAGCGAGGCTGCCTATCGTGAGGCTTATGCTTACGCCTTGGATCGTAAACAGTTTGGTAAGTCTATCATCGAGTTCCCGGCGATCGCTGAGATTATCGCCTTGATGCGTGCGAAAGCGGATGCTTCCCGTTCTATGTTATACGAGACCGCCCGTTTCGTTGACGTCTACAAAGCGTTGGATGATATATCCAAGGAACGTAAACTGACTCCGGAAGAACGTCAAGAATTCAAGAAGTACAGCAAGCTCGCGGATGCTTTCACCCCGATGGGTAAAGGCATGACTACCGAGTACGCAAACCAGAACGCTTACGACGCTATCCAAGTTCACGGAGGTTCCGGTTTCATGAAAGACTACGCTTGCGAACGTATCTACCGGGATGCCCGCATCACGAATATCTATGAGGGTACCACCCAATTGCAAGTCGTAGCGGCCATCCGCCACGTCACCACGGGTACTTACTTGAACCAGATTCGTGAATACCAAGCGATCGAGTATAAGCCGGAATTAGAGGCTCTGAAGAACAAACTTGCCGCTATGACCGAGAAGTATGAGAAAGTGGTAGCCAAGGTTACGGAGACAAAGGATAACGAATATATTGACTTCCAAGCTCGCCGTATGGTCGAGGCAGCCGCTCATTGCGTATTCGGCTACTTGCTATTGCAAGACGCAAACAAAGATGACAGCTTCCGCCGTTCCGCCGAGGTTTATGTAAACTACGGACAAGCTGAGATTGATAAGATCGAATCCTTCATCAACAACTTCAATCGTGAGGACTTAGCTTATTACAAACAACAGTAA
- the gcvP gene encoding aminomethyl-transferring glycine dehydrogenase translates to MDTNKFVNRHVGISAEDIPAMLETIGVKSLDELIDQTIPANIRLKEPLNLPEAMTEREFAEHIAELASKNEVFTSYIGMGWYDTVCPAPIQRNVFENPVWYTSYTPYQAEVSQGRLEALLNFQTVICELTGLPLANCSLLDEATAAAEAVTMFHGSRSRAQVKAEANTVFVDENVFASTLAVIHTRMIPQGIQVVVGDYKKFEFTPDVFAAIVQFPNADGSIEDYKEFVARAGAAGAKVGVAADLMSLVLLTPPGEWGADVVFGSSQRFGIPMFYGGPSAAFFATKDDYKRTIPGRIIGISKDAYGHPAYRLALQTREQHIKREKATSNICTAQALLATMAGFYAVYHGAEGLRNIAGRIHSTAGFLAKELEKLGYTQLNKDYFDTLKIQLPAHVSVNALREIALECKVNLRYFEAGQVGVSIDETTLPTDIGVLLYIFAGAAGKDYMLDESIPAQTYFDAKFARTSDFLQQDVFKKYHTETELMRYITRLGRKDVSLAQSMISLGSCTMKLNPASTMLPLSRAEFMNIHPYAPEEQVEGYTELIENLSSYLCTITGFKGCTLQPNSGAAGEYTGLRVIRAYQESIGQGHRDIVLLPASAHGTNPASAIQCGYKTVTVKCDENGNIDLEDFRAKAEENKERLAASMITYPSTHGIFEVDIKEMCDIVHACGGQLYMDGANMNAQVGLTNPGTIGADVCHLNLHKTFSSPHGGGGPGVGPICVAEHLVPFLPQHPVLWGSDLNTVSAAPYGSAGILPITYAYIRLLGTEGLETVTKTAILNANYLAAKFKDTYGIVYTGATGRVGHELILECRTVKERSGIDEGDIAKRLMDFGYHAPTLSFPVHGTLMVEPTESESKAELDRFVEVMECIWSEIKEVEEGKASKEDNVLKNAPHPEYEVTADEWKHAYPRTKAAFPLEWLHDSKFWINVARVDNAYGDRNLIPTLCACEI, encoded by the coding sequence ATGGACACAAATAAGTTTGTAAACCGCCACGTGGGCATCTCAGCGGAAGATATTCCCGCTATGTTGGAGACGATTGGCGTGAAGTCTTTGGACGAGTTGATCGATCAGACCATTCCGGCCAACATCCGTTTGAAAGAGCCGTTGAACCTCCCGGAGGCCATGACGGAACGTGAGTTCGCCGAGCATATCGCCGAGCTGGCTTCCAAGAACGAGGTATTCACCTCTTATATCGGTATGGGTTGGTACGACACGGTTTGCCCGGCCCCGATCCAACGTAACGTATTCGAGAACCCGGTTTGGTACACCTCCTATACGCCGTATCAGGCGGAAGTATCCCAAGGACGCTTGGAGGCGTTGCTGAACTTCCAGACTGTTATCTGCGAACTGACCGGATTGCCCTTGGCGAACTGCTCGCTACTCGACGAGGCGACAGCGGCAGCCGAGGCGGTTACCATGTTTCATGGTTCACGCAGCCGTGCGCAGGTGAAAGCGGAAGCCAATACGGTATTCGTTGACGAGAACGTGTTCGCCTCTACGCTGGCCGTCATCCACACCCGCATGATCCCGCAGGGCATCCAGGTGGTAGTGGGCGATTATAAGAAATTCGAGTTCACGCCGGACGTGTTCGCCGCCATCGTACAGTTCCCGAACGCGGATGGTTCGATCGAGGACTATAAGGAATTCGTGGCCCGTGCGGGCGCCGCCGGAGCCAAGGTAGGCGTAGCCGCCGACTTGATGAGCTTGGTATTGTTGACTCCTCCGGGAGAATGGGGAGCGGATGTCGTATTCGGTAGCAGCCAGCGCTTCGGTATCCCGATGTTCTACGGGGGTCCTTCCGCCGCTTTCTTCGCTACGAAGGACGATTATAAACGTACGATCCCGGGACGTATCATCGGTATCTCCAAGGACGCTTACGGCCATCCGGCTTATCGCTTGGCTTTGCAGACCCGCGAGCAACATATCAAACGTGAGAAGGCTACGTCCAATATCTGTACGGCTCAGGCGTTGTTGGCTACCATGGCCGGATTCTACGCCGTATATCATGGAGCGGAGGGGTTGCGTAACATCGCCGGACGGATTCATTCCACGGCCGGATTCTTGGCCAAGGAGTTGGAGAAACTGGGATATACGCAATTAAACAAGGATTATTTCGATACCTTGAAGATACAGCTTCCCGCGCACGTGTCGGTGAACGCACTGCGTGAGATCGCCTTGGAGTGCAAGGTGAACTTGCGTTACTTCGAGGCCGGACAAGTAGGCGTCAGCATAGACGAGACGACATTGCCTACGGACATAGGCGTATTATTATACATCTTCGCCGGCGCCGCAGGTAAAGACTATATGCTGGACGAGTCTATCCCCGCCCAGACTTATTTCGACGCTAAATTCGCCCGTACCTCCGATTTCTTGCAGCAAGACGTATTCAAGAAATATCATACGGAGACCGAGTTGATGCGTTACATCACCCGTTTGGGACGAAAGGATGTTTCCTTGGCCCAATCCATGATCTCGCTGGGATCTTGCACGATGAAGCTAAACCCGGCTTCTACGATGTTGCCGCTTAGCCGTGCGGAATTCATGAATATCCACCCGTACGCTCCAGAGGAGCAAGTGGAAGGCTATACGGAGCTGATCGAGAACCTGTCTTCTTACTTATGCACGATCACGGGCTTCAAGGGCTGTACGTTGCAACCGAACTCCGGCGCCGCTGGCGAGTACACGGGTCTTCGTGTGATCCGTGCTTATCAGGAAAGCATCGGCCAAGGCCATCGTGATATCGTTTTGCTTCCGGCTTCCGCCCACGGAACCAACCCGGCCAGCGCTATCCAATGCGGGTATAAGACCGTAACCGTTAAATGCGACGAGAATGGTAATATCGATCTGGAAGATTTCCGTGCGAAAGCCGAGGAGAACAAGGAGCGTTTGGCTGCCAGCATGATTACCTATCCGTCTACGCATGGTATCTTCGAGGTGGACATCAAGGAGATGTGCGACATCGTTCACGCTTGCGGAGGACAGCTTTATATGGATGGCGCCAACATGAACGCGCAGGTTGGATTGACAAATCCGGGTACGATCGGCGCCGATGTATGTCACTTGAACCTGCATAAGACCTTCTCTTCTCCTCACGGAGGTGGTGGTCCCGGCGTAGGCCCGATCTGCGTGGCCGAGCATCTGGTTCCGTTCTTGCCGCAGCATCCGGTGCTTTGGGGCAGCGACTTGAATACGGTATCCGCGGCTCCTTATGGTAGCGCCGGTATCCTGCCGATCACGTACGCTTACATCCGCTTGCTGGGTACGGAAGGTCTTGAGACAGTGACGAAGACGGCCATCTTGAACGCCAATTACTTGGCCGCTAAGTTCAAGGATACGTACGGTATCGTCTATACCGGAGCGACAGGCCGTGTAGGTCATGAGTTGATCTTGGAATGCCGTACGGTAAAAGAGCGTTCGGGCATCGACGAGGGCGATATCGCCAAGCGTTTGATGGACTTCGGCTACCACGCTCCTACCCTATCTTTCCCAGTACACGGCACCTTGATGGTAGAGCCGACCGAGAGCGAGAGCAAGGCCGAGCTGGATCGTTTCGTAGAGGTAATGGAATGTATCTGGAGCGAGATCAAGGAGGTGGAGGAAGGCAAGGCTTCGAAGGAGGACAACGTCTTGAAGAACGCCCCGCATCCGGAATACGAGGTGACCGCCGACGAGTGGAAACACGCGTATCCCCGCACGAAGGCCGCCTTCCCGCTGGAATGGTTGCACGACAGCAAGTTCTGGATTAACGTAGCCCGTGTAGATAACGCTTATGGCGATCGTAACTTGATCCCGACTTTATGCGCTTGCGAGATATGA
- a CDS encoding MFS transporter translates to MTTKKQEKIKFSKAFWVANTVELFERAAYYGVFIVITLYLSRILGFNDIQAASIAGIFSACLYLLPTFAGALADKIGFRNSMLLAFTLLTCGYLGLAVYPTWLQSAGLVEYSTTTTFTGLLESNLQYGIIPIMALIVCGGAFIKSVISGTVAKETTPETRAKGFSIFYAMVNIGAFSGKTIVKPLREALGNEGLITLNYFSASMTFLALLAIWFFYKSAQHSGEGKTFGQIWNALIKVCSNGRLITLIIIITGFWMVQHQLYATMPKYVLRLAGEGASPSWYANVNPLVVVLTVNLVTQMMRKRTALTSMTVGMFIMPVSALCMASGNMLDTNSLILGMHPVAFMMVVGIVFQGLAETFISPRFLEYFSLQAPKGEEGLYLGFSHLHSFLSSIFGFGLSGFLLSKYCPEPTLFASHEEWLAASANAHYIWYYFGAIALVSAVALIVYGQVVKRLDSQKI, encoded by the coding sequence ATGACAACTAAGAAACAAGAGAAAATCAAATTCAGTAAAGCATTCTGGGTAGCGAACACCGTCGAGTTGTTCGAGCGAGCCGCTTATTATGGCGTATTTATCGTTATAACCCTTTATCTTAGCCGCATCTTAGGCTTTAACGACATTCAGGCCGCCAGCATCGCCGGTATCTTTTCCGCTTGTCTGTATCTGCTGCCCACATTCGCCGGAGCGTTGGCCGATAAGATCGGTTTCCGCAACTCGATGCTACTGGCTTTCACTTTGTTAACTTGTGGCTATCTAGGACTGGCTGTTTACCCTACTTGGCTTCAATCCGCCGGACTGGTTGAATACAGCACGACGACTACCTTTACGGGATTGCTGGAGAGCAATCTTCAGTACGGCATTATCCCTATCATGGCCTTGATCGTATGCGGCGGGGCTTTTATCAAGAGCGTTATCTCCGGCACGGTCGCTAAAGAGACTACGCCGGAAACCCGTGCGAAGGGCTTCTCTATCTTCTACGCGATGGTAAATATCGGGGCCTTCTCCGGGAAGACCATCGTGAAGCCGCTTCGTGAGGCGTTGGGCAACGAAGGTTTGATTACCTTGAACTATTTCTCGGCGAGCATGACCTTCCTTGCCTTGCTAGCCATCTGGTTCTTCTACAAAAGCGCTCAGCATTCGGGCGAGGGCAAGACGTTCGGGCAGATCTGGAACGCCTTGATCAAGGTTTGTAGTAACGGACGGCTCATTACATTAATCATCATTATCACCGGATTCTGGATGGTACAACACCAGCTGTATGCCACGATGCCAAAATATGTGCTTCGTTTGGCCGGCGAGGGAGCCTCTCCTTCTTGGTATGCCAACGTAAACCCTTTAGTCGTAGTTCTGACAGTCAATCTAGTAACACAGATGATGCGGAAGCGGACAGCGCTTACCTCCATGACGGTGGGTATGTTTATCATGCCGGTGTCCGCTCTTTGCATGGCATCCGGTAATATGCTGGATACTAATTCCTTGATCCTAGGGATGCATCCCGTAGCCTTCATGATGGTGGTGGGTATCGTCTTCCAAGGGCTGGCGGAGACGTTCATTTCCCCTCGCTTTCTCGAGTATTTCTCCTTGCAAGCACCCAAGGGAGAGGAAGGTCTCTATCTTGGATTCAGCCATTTGCATTCTTTCCTCTCCTCTATCTTCGGATTCGGGCTATCCGGTTTCCTTTTAAGCAAGTATTGCCCGGAGCCAACCCTGTTCGCCTCTCACGAGGAATGGCTGGCGGCAAGCGCGAACGCCCATTACATCTGGTATTACTTCGGTGCGATCGCCTTGGTATCCGCCGTAGCGTTGATCGTGTATGGACAAGTCGTAAAGAGGCTGGATAGCCAAAAGATTTGA
- a CDS encoding MATE family efflux transporter, which produces MNKKILQLAIPSIISNITVPLLGLIDVAIVGHLGSASYIGAIAVGGMLFNIIYWIFGFLRMGTSGMTSQAYGKRDLTEVTRILFRSVGVGFLISLGLLILQYPILKVAFTLIDATEEVKQWASLYFNICIWGAPAVLGLYGFAGWFIGMQNSRFPMFIAITQNIVNIAASLCFVFVLGMKVEGVALGTLIAQYAGLLMAFALWLKYYKRLKAYIDWNGLWGREAMRRFFSVNSDIFFRTLCLVAVTTFFTSTGARQGDVILAVNTLLMQLFTLFSYIMDGFAYAGEALAGRFIGAKNDVGLRKCIRLLFLWGIGLSLSFTILYALGGKNFLGLLTNDTSVIEASGDYFYWVLAIPLCGFSAFLWDGIFIGATATRQMLYSMLVASGTFFIMYYLFYQSMGNHALWMAFLWYLSLRGGMQWVLWRLKK; this is translated from the coding sequence ATGAATAAGAAAATACTTCAACTGGCGATACCTTCTATTATTTCCAATATAACCGTACCTTTATTGGGATTGATAGATGTGGCGATCGTGGGACATCTTGGATCTGCTTCGTACATCGGGGCGATCGCTGTAGGCGGGATGCTGTTTAATATTATCTACTGGATATTCGGGTTTCTCCGTATGGGGACAAGCGGTATGACTTCCCAAGCGTACGGGAAACGGGATTTGACGGAAGTTACCCGGATCTTATTCCGGTCTGTCGGGGTTGGTTTCCTGATATCTTTGGGGCTTTTGATACTTCAATACCCTATCTTGAAGGTTGCGTTTACTTTGATCGACGCAACGGAGGAGGTAAAACAATGGGCCTCTCTCTATTTTAATATCTGTATCTGGGGAGCGCCGGCTGTATTGGGGTTATATGGCTTTGCCGGTTGGTTTATCGGTATGCAGAATTCTCGTTTCCCGATGTTTATCGCTATCACGCAGAATATCGTGAATATTGCGGCCAGCCTATGTTTCGTGTTTGTGCTGGGTATGAAGGTGGAAGGCGTAGCGTTGGGAACACTGATCGCCCAATATGCGGGTCTCCTCATGGCGTTTGCTCTTTGGTTGAAATATTATAAACGTTTGAAAGCGTATATTGATTGGAACGGGCTTTGGGGTAGGGAGGCGATGCGTCGCTTCTTCTCAGTCAATAGTGATATATTTTTCCGGACCTTGTGCTTGGTCGCTGTTACGACTTTCTTTACTTCTACAGGTGCGAGACAAGGGGATGTGATATTAGCCGTAAACACCTTGTTGATGCAGTTATTTACCTTGTTCTCTTATATAATGGATGGATTCGCTTATGCGGGAGAGGCATTAGCCGGTCGCTTTATTGGAGCCAAAAACGATGTGGGGTTACGTAAATGCATTCGCTTATTGTTCCTATGGGGAATCGGCCTCTCATTGTCTTTCACGATCCTTTATGCGTTGGGAGGGAAGAATTTTCTGGGATTATTGACGAACGATACCTCAGTCATTGAAGCTTCCGGGGATTATTTCTATTGGGTGTTGGCGATTCCTTTATGTGGATTCTCCGCTTTCCTTTGGGACGGTATCTTTATCGGTGCCACGGCCACACGCCAGATGCTTTACTCGATGCTTGTGGCCTCGGGCACTTTCTTTATTATGTATTACTTGTTTTATCAATCGATGGGGAATCATGCCTTATGGATGGCTTTCCTTTGGTATCTGTCTTTACGTGGCGGTATGCAATGGGTACTTTGGCGGTTAAAAAAATAA
- a CDS encoding electron transfer flavoprotein subunit beta/FixA family protein, which yields MSLRIIVLAKQVPDTRNVGKDAMKADGTINRAALPAIFNPEDLNALEQALRLKDAYPGTTVTLLTMGPGRAAEIIREGLYRGADGGFLLTDRAFAGADTLATSYALATAIKKINDYDIIIGGRQAIDGDTAQVGPQVAEKLGLTQITYAEEILNVDKEAGRITVKRHIDGGVETVEGPLPIVITVNGSAAPCRPRNAKLVQKYKHAMGKQERAVQPACHQDGTPTLRYPELYETRPYLDIQEWSVADVNGDLVQCGLSGSPTKVKAIENIVFQAKESKTISSADQEVEDLIVELLANHTIG from the coding sequence ATGAGTTTAAGAATTATAGTTTTAGCGAAACAGGTCCCGGATACACGAAACGTGGGAAAGGACGCCATGAAGGCGGACGGTACGATCAATCGCGCCGCCTTGCCCGCGATCTTTAACCCGGAAGACCTGAACGCGTTGGAACAAGCGTTACGCTTGAAAGACGCTTACCCCGGGACGACAGTTACGCTGCTGACGATGGGCCCGGGACGTGCCGCCGAAATCATCCGCGAGGGTTTGTATCGTGGTGCTGACGGCGGTTTTTTGTTGACCGACCGTGCGTTTGCCGGAGCCGACACGTTAGCCACATCCTATGCGCTTGCCACGGCTATCAAGAAAATCAACGATTATGATATTATCATCGGTGGTCGCCAAGCGATCGACGGCGATACGGCACAGGTAGGTCCGCAAGTCGCTGAGAAATTAGGACTGACCCAGATCACGTATGCCGAGGAAATCCTAAACGTTGATAAGGAGGCCGGACGTATCACCGTAAAACGTCATATCGACGGGGGTGTCGAGACCGTGGAAGGTCCGCTTCCTATCGTTATCACCGTGAACGGCTCCGCCGCTCCCTGCCGTCCCCGCAACGCGAAGTTGGTACAAAAGTACAAACACGCCATGGGTAAACAGGAACGGGCCGTGCAACCCGCCTGTCACCAGGACGGTACGCCGACTCTTCGCTACCCGGAATTGTACGAGACCCGCCCGTATTTGGATATTCAAGAATGGAGCGTAGCCGACGTGAATGGTGACTTGGTTCAATGCGGCCTTAGCGGTTCGCCGACGAAGGTAAAAGCGATCGAGAATATCGTCTTCCAAGCCAAGGAAAGCAAGACCATCTCCAGCGCCGACCAAGAAGTAGAGGATTTGATTGTCGAACTGTTAGCTAACCACACCATCGGATAA
- a CDS encoding helix-turn-helix domain-containing protein, with protein MEETFKRIPPEDVFITVFKRKPTEEELWMGVPPDFDGNRPSGNNLIDLFAYLIRKYGRMDTSEYARIMQLKTSELRGAILAIGGMSAMEWRNRYLLLEAQELMERTDMSITAIAAKLGFSQPSVFSKFFRTLTKSQPWEWRIEKKKPGSNRKRTYHCYE; from the coding sequence ATGGAAGAAACATTCAAGAGAATCCCCCCGGAAGATGTCTTTATCACCGTCTTCAAGCGTAAACCCACCGAAGAAGAGCTTTGGATGGGCGTCCCTCCCGACTTCGACGGCAACCGCCCCTCGGGCAACAACCTGATCGATCTCTTCGCCTATCTCATCCGCAAGTACGGCCGGATGGACACCAGCGAATACGCCCGCATAATGCAACTCAAGACCAGCGAGCTCCGGGGCGCCATCCTCGCCATCGGCGGCATGTCGGCGATGGAATGGCGCAACCGCTACCTTCTCCTCGAAGCTCAGGAGCTGATGGAGCGGACGGACATGAGCATCACCGCGATCGCCGCCAAGCTGGGTTTCTCGCAGCCCTCGGTATTCTCCAAGTTCTTCCGCACGCTGACGAAATCGCAGCCTTGGGAATGGCGCATCGAGAAAAAAAAACCGGGCTCAAACCGGAAGAGAACCTATCATTGCTACGAGTAA
- a CDS encoding electron transfer flavoprotein subunit alpha/FixB family protein, whose amino-acid sequence MNNVFVYCETEGTNVADVSLELLTKGRKLANQLGCGLEAIVAGSGLEGVEKQVLPFGVDKVHVFDAPGLFPYTSLPHSSILINLFKEEKPQICLMGATVIGRDLGPRVSSALTSGLTADCTSLEIGSHEDKKAGITYENLLYQIRPAFGGNIVATIINPEHRPQMATVREGVMKKEVLDENYKGEVIHHDVAKYVPETDYVVKVIDRHVEKAKHNLKGAPIVVAGGYGVGSKENFNLLFDLAKELHAEVGASRAAVDAGFCDHDRQIGQTGVTVRPKLYIACGISGQIQHIAGMQDAGIIISINNDENAPINTIADYVINGTVEEVIPKMIKYYKKNSK is encoded by the coding sequence ATGAACAACGTATTTGTATATTGTGAGACAGAAGGCACGAACGTTGCCGATGTAAGTCTTGAGCTTCTGACTAAAGGTCGTAAGCTAGCCAATCAATTGGGCTGTGGGCTGGAGGCGATCGTTGCCGGGTCCGGCCTTGAGGGTGTAGAGAAACAAGTATTGCCTTTTGGCGTCGACAAGGTTCATGTGTTCGACGCTCCGGGTCTGTTCCCTTATACGTCACTTCCTCATTCCTCTATCTTGATCAATTTGTTCAAGGAGGAGAAACCGCAGATTTGCTTGATGGGCGCTACGGTGATCGGTCGTGACTTGGGCCCTCGTGTATCCTCGGCCTTGACAAGCGGCTTGACGGCCGATTGTACCTCTTTGGAGATCGGCTCGCACGAGGACAAGAAAGCGGGTATCACCTACGAGAACTTATTATATCAGATCCGTCCGGCGTTCGGTGGTAACATCGTAGCCACGATCATCAACCCGGAACATCGCCCGCAAATGGCGACCGTTCGTGAGGGCGTGATGAAAAAGGAGGTTTTGGACGAGAACTATAAAGGCGAAGTGATCCACCACGACGTAGCGAAGTATGTCCCCGAGACAGACTATGTGGTGAAAGTGATCGACCGTCATGTAGAGAAAGCGAAGCACAACCTGAAAGGCGCTCCGATCGTAGTAGCCGGAGGTTATGGCGTAGGCTCTAAGGAGAACTTTAATTTATTGTTCGATTTGGCGAAAGAGCTTCACGCCGAGGTAGGTGCCAGCCGTGCGGCTGTCGATGCCGGTTTCTGCGACCACGACCGTCAGATCGGTCAGACCGGTGTCACGGTGCGTCCGAAATTGTATATCGCTTGCGGTATCTCCGGGCAGATCCAGCATATCGCCGGCATGCAAGACGCCGGTATCATCATTTCGATCAATAATGATGAGAACGCCCCGATCAACACGATCGCCGATTACGTAATCAATGGTACGGTAGAAGAGGTGATTCCTAAGATGATTAAGTATTACAAAAAGAACAGTAAGTAA
- a CDS encoding MBL fold metallo-hydrolase: MITIKSFEVNYFSENTYLLYDDTKEAVLIDCGCLRKEEQKEVSDFIAQNGLTLKRYLCTHLHLDHIFGNEFVHNTYGLSPEAHKADVEGLPSPEEQAKAFGLPMKAKSVPVGKYLVNGEIIKFGKSELAVLSVPGHSPGGVAFYNKKNGFVIVGDSLFAGSIGRTDLWGGNQDILLAAIKDKLLSLPDETVVYPGHGPETRIIDEKLNNPYL, translated from the coding sequence ATGATTACGATAAAATCTTTCGAAGTAAACTATTTCTCCGAGAATACTTACTTGCTATACGATGATACCAAGGAGGCAGTCCTTATCGATTGCGGCTGCCTGCGCAAAGAGGAACAAAAAGAAGTAAGCGACTTTATCGCCCAGAACGGGCTGACGCTGAAACGTTACCTTTGTACGCACCTCCATCTGGATCACATATTCGGCAACGAATTCGTCCATAACACCTACGGGTTGAGCCCGGAAGCCCATAAAGCGGACGTGGAGGGCCTTCCCTCCCCCGAGGAGCAAGCCAAGGCGTTCGGCCTGCCGATGAAGGCGAAAAGCGTCCCGGTAGGGAAATATCTGGTAAACGGGGAAATCATAAAGTTCGGGAAATCCGAGCTGGCGGTATTGAGCGTTCCCGGTCATTCGCCCGGAGGCGTGGCTTTCTATAACAAGAAGAACGGTTTCGTGATCGTCGGGGATTCCTTGTTCGCCGGAAGCATCGGCCGTACCGATTTATGGGGAGGCAACCAAGATATACTGCTTGCCGCTATCAAGGACAAATTACTGTCGTTGCCGGACGAGACCGTGGTATACCCCGGCCATGGCCCCGAGACACGAATCATTGATGAGAAATTAAATAATCCTTATTTATAA